One Thermoanaerobacter pseudethanolicus ATCC 33223 DNA window includes the following coding sequences:
- a CDS encoding ABC transporter ATP-binding protein, with amino-acid sequence MSENRRIDPKQMPRLRGPGMGGGPHGMVRGGEKARDFKGTMKKLIKYLSVYKASIISVFVLAALSASFSIAGPKILSKAITKIFEGVMDKITGKGSGIDFEYVEKIILILIGLYGLSALFGYLQGWIMSGVSMKVTYRFRKEISQKINRLPLKYFESTNQGEILSRITNDVDTITQTLNQSLTQIITSVTTVVGVLIMMFTINWLMTLVALLIIPLSSLVIAFIVKHSQRYFREQQDYLGHVNGHVEEMYGGHNIVKAFNGEKKSIEKFNVLNNSLYGAAWKSQFLTGIMMPLMNVTGNLGYVAVTVLGSWLVIKNAIEVGDIQAFIQYIRSFTQPIAQIANISNILQQTAACAERVFEFLEEEEEVPDNSQPVKIEDIKGNVEFRNVRFGYRSDKMVINNFSASIKAGQKVAIVGPTGAGKTTIVKLLMRFYDVNEGAILIDGHDIRDFTREDLRSLFGMVLQDTWLYNGTIMDNIRYGRLDATEEEVIKAAKAAYVDHFVRTLPGGYNMVLNEETTNISQGQKQLLTIARAILKDPKILILDEATSSVDTLTEIQIQKAMDYLMKGRTSFIIVHRLSTIRDADLILVMNHGDIVEQGTHEELLKKGGFYASLYNSQFEKEEEMAS; translated from the coding sequence ATGAGTGAAAATAGAAGAATAGACCCCAAACAGATGCCCAGACTTCGCGGGCCAGGAATGGGAGGCGGCCCCCATGGCATGGTTCGCGGTGGAGAAAAAGCGCGAGATTTTAAGGGTACAATGAAAAAATTGATAAAATATTTATCTGTTTATAAAGCTTCTATTATAAGTGTATTTGTATTAGCAGCACTTAGTGCTTCCTTCTCCATTGCGGGTCCTAAAATACTCAGTAAAGCGATAACGAAAATTTTTGAAGGCGTAATGGATAAGATAACTGGAAAAGGCAGTGGAATAGATTTTGAATATGTAGAGAAGATAATTCTAATTCTCATAGGCTTATATGGTTTAAGTGCTTTATTTGGATACCTGCAAGGATGGATAATGTCAGGTGTTTCAATGAAAGTTACCTATAGGTTTAGAAAAGAAATCTCACAAAAAATCAATCGCTTGCCTTTGAAGTATTTTGAAAGCACGAATCAAGGGGAAATATTGTCTCGTATTACAAATGACGTGGATACAATTACTCAGACTCTTAATCAAAGTTTAACTCAGATAATTACTTCTGTGACGACAGTAGTAGGCGTTTTGATTATGATGTTTACCATAAACTGGCTTATGACTTTAGTAGCACTTTTGATAATTCCTTTGTCTTCTTTGGTAATTGCCTTTATTGTCAAACATTCACAAAGGTATTTTAGAGAGCAGCAGGATTATTTAGGGCATGTAAATGGTCATGTAGAGGAAATGTATGGAGGCCATAATATAGTAAAGGCTTTTAATGGAGAGAAAAAAAGTATTGAAAAGTTTAATGTATTAAATAACTCTTTGTACGGAGCAGCTTGGAAGTCACAGTTTTTGACAGGTATTATGATGCCTCTTATGAATGTAACAGGAAACTTGGGTTATGTGGCGGTTACAGTTTTGGGTAGTTGGTTGGTAATAAAAAATGCAATAGAAGTAGGGGATATTCAGGCGTTTATACAGTATATCCGCTCTTTTACACAGCCTATTGCTCAGATCGCAAATATTTCCAATATACTACAACAAACTGCTGCTTGCGCAGAAAGAGTATTTGAATTTTTGGAGGAGGAAGAAGAAGTTCCAGATAATTCACAGCCTGTAAAAATTGAAGATATAAAAGGAAATGTGGAGTTTAGAAATGTTCGTTTTGGATATAGATCTGATAAAATGGTAATAAATAACTTTTCTGCTTCTATTAAGGCAGGACAAAAAGTTGCAATTGTTGGTCCTACTGGGGCAGGAAAGACTACTATAGTGAAACTTTTAATGCGCTTTTACGATGTGAATGAAGGAGCTATTTTAATTGACGGGCATGATATAAGAGATTTTACGAGGGAAGATTTGCGTTCACTTTTTGGCATGGTACTTCAAGATACATGGCTTTACAATGGTACTATTATGGACAATATAAGATATGGCCGTCTTGACGCTACTGAGGAGGAAGTTATAAAAGCTGCTAAGGCAGCTTATGTGGATCATTTTGTAAGGACATTGCCAGGGGGCTATAACATGGTATTAAATGAAGAGACCACAAATATTTCTCAAGGGCAAAAGCAGTTACTAACTATAGCAAGAGCTATTTTGAAAGATCCAAAAATTCTCATACTCGATGAGGCTACAAGCTCTGTAGATACCCTTACAGAAATACAAATACAAAAAGCGATGGATTACCTTATGAAAGGACGCACAAGCTTTATAATCGTTCATAGGCTTTCTACAATACGGGATGCTGACTTGATACTTGTCATGAACCATGGAGATATTGTAGAGCAGGGTACCCACGAAGAGCTTCTTAAAAAAGGCGGTTTTTATGCAAGCCTCTATAACAGCCAGTTTGAAAAAGAGGAAGAGATGGCAAGTTGA